The following are encoded together in the Novipirellula galeiformis genome:
- a CDS encoding CHAT domain-containing protein yields MCRTIQRLFCAFALLAVGQGTSKAQETIESSLRQLNGEVRQISGPSRRMGGSAATKGLPEQLSLSMQGGSVIVSETDAAGSLLSIFRTYDGEKLRLGGSESTLAGVTRALTGNSPANETLSIASAPVGLAQLLGQSVFRGTSMVTPSAGCRLLSGTPTFRRASDDGTPLQHAAVEVRNRNRIVLEFTFSGESASITFDQIRRQSEKPIAALQPGQYSMMVDGKPAGGFTVEDSEIADWINEPSKTMAEFCKDQQQTAAIFRIESLLSQLDENGNPAPYLCDALDLVETIRPLTPYLGNIRNRILAKLGHPADSAPNPSGVGIESIDDIRSLLTLGYWSKAKDAAEAIIQADKRSKREVNLAKLYLAVAQGEAATGRIESIDDTRNLFIEAITSLGESDRHDAFRAHNNFANYLAGKAQSRIYNYAIQSAAEVESPLLTALWYWKQADDQFTNAVQFSDAASPADVAALSLNQARLYSTLGDFARNLFAEGDSLKAIIDFADAATSKYAHLAGQAAEVEPLVAASAAETLANIAYRRGEIDKALANLTDAIQGYQATGSLAGLASCNRTIGLMRANADDGPTARKHLMIAVEISELLREQLGLSDAGQDRAGYFAKHAYTNERLIGLLVAAGEPRKALEIAERSKAQTFEDLLKQRQKRDSDSPADDIIPLLDEAIDSLGNNTVAIEYFVGGKDVFAFVVEDGEVTAHRLVGSDGSPLLASELISRTREFLSRMEGRARRMIVEARTPNGFDKNWQHELHRYYLELIPSEARESVAEAELLVVIPHHILHYFPFAALVTKVDKQEVTKFQLPQPTFLIESGADITAAPSLRTYAFMADSSSSVEVANAIGISEFDGAPRLPGVETDLANYQEVFGESVGKLLVGKPITESQIMSAMEDEGLLFIGTHGKNEADLPLNSFLLCDADKESDGQLTAREIFDSAIGSEAIIMSACYSGLADRSPLPGDDLFGLQRAMLQAGSRSIVSGLWDVYDDTAPLLMRSTMKHFADGDTLRRSLALAQRNFVADRKAKGPKDLWIHPYFWAVYNCSGSGHTILRAR; encoded by the coding sequence ATGTGCCGCACCATTCAGAGACTCTTCTGTGCGTTTGCCCTACTGGCTGTTGGGCAGGGTACTTCAAAAGCCCAGGAGACAATTGAATCGTCACTTCGTCAGCTCAATGGCGAGGTTCGACAAATCAGCGGACCTTCGCGGCGAATGGGGGGCAGTGCAGCCACGAAAGGGCTGCCAGAACAGCTGAGTCTTTCAATGCAGGGTGGATCGGTGATCGTCAGCGAGACGGACGCTGCCGGTTCGTTGCTTTCAATCTTCCGAACTTATGATGGCGAGAAGCTGCGTCTAGGAGGTAGTGAGTCGACGCTCGCCGGCGTGACGCGTGCTTTGACTGGTAATTCGCCTGCGAACGAAACACTCTCGATCGCTTCAGCGCCAGTTGGGTTGGCTCAACTGTTGGGCCAATCCGTTTTCCGCGGTACGTCGATGGTGACTCCTTCGGCTGGTTGCCGTTTGCTGTCCGGGACGCCAACGTTTCGTCGCGCAAGCGATGATGGTACTCCGCTTCAGCATGCCGCAGTCGAGGTTCGCAACAGAAACCGAATCGTTTTAGAGTTCACGTTTTCGGGTGAGTCAGCCTCGATCACATTCGATCAGATTCGAAGACAATCGGAGAAGCCGATAGCTGCACTGCAACCGGGGCAATACAGCATGATGGTTGATGGTAAACCGGCTGGCGGTTTTACCGTTGAAGACTCGGAAATCGCGGATTGGATCAATGAACCATCCAAGACGATGGCGGAATTTTGCAAGGACCAACAGCAGACCGCCGCAATTTTCCGAATCGAGTCGTTGCTTTCGCAACTGGACGAAAATGGCAATCCAGCTCCGTACCTTTGCGACGCTCTTGATCTGGTCGAAACGATTCGGCCCCTGACGCCTTACTTAGGCAACATCCGCAATCGAATTCTTGCGAAGCTTGGCCATCCCGCTGATTCCGCTCCCAACCCGTCGGGTGTGGGAATCGAGTCCATTGACGACATTCGTTCCTTGCTGACGCTTGGGTATTGGTCTAAGGCGAAAGATGCCGCCGAAGCCATTATCCAAGCCGACAAACGCTCAAAGAGGGAAGTGAATCTTGCAAAACTCTATTTGGCAGTTGCTCAAGGAGAAGCGGCAACGGGGCGAATCGAATCCATTGACGACACTCGAAACCTCTTCATCGAAGCAATCACCAGTCTCGGGGAATCCGACCGCCACGACGCGTTCCGAGCCCACAACAACTTTGCGAACTATCTCGCTGGCAAGGCTCAGTCTCGTATCTACAACTATGCCATTCAATCAGCCGCGGAAGTTGAGAGCCCTCTCTTGACCGCGCTGTGGTATTGGAAGCAAGCCGACGACCAATTCACCAACGCGGTCCAATTCAGCGATGCAGCCTCCCCGGCGGACGTTGCCGCTTTGTCGCTCAATCAAGCTCGTCTCTATTCGACCCTTGGCGACTTCGCACGCAACCTCTTTGCCGAAGGCGATTCGCTTAAAGCAATCATTGATTTCGCTGATGCGGCGACCTCCAAATACGCACATTTGGCAGGTCAAGCGGCAGAGGTGGAGCCGCTTGTCGCCGCGTCGGCCGCTGAAACGCTCGCGAACATTGCCTACCGGCGTGGGGAGATCGACAAGGCATTGGCGAACTTGACCGATGCAATCCAGGGATATCAAGCGACTGGATCATTGGCCGGCTTGGCGAGCTGTAATCGGACCATTGGACTAATGCGAGCCAACGCAGACGACGGTCCCACGGCCCGCAAGCATCTGATGATCGCGGTGGAAATCAGCGAATTGCTGCGAGAGCAACTGGGATTAAGCGATGCCGGGCAAGACCGTGCCGGGTACTTCGCCAAGCATGCTTACACAAATGAACGTTTGATCGGCCTGCTAGTCGCAGCGGGCGAGCCACGAAAGGCTCTGGAGATCGCCGAGCGATCGAAGGCACAGACGTTTGAAGACCTCTTGAAGCAGCGCCAAAAAAGAGATTCCGACTCGCCCGCCGACGATATCATCCCCCTGCTTGATGAAGCCATTGATTCGCTCGGCAACAATACCGTCGCCATCGAATACTTCGTTGGCGGCAAGGATGTCTTCGCATTTGTTGTTGAAGATGGCGAGGTCACCGCCCACCGCCTGGTCGGTTCGGATGGTTCGCCATTGCTCGCCAGCGAATTGATCTCAAGGACCAGGGAGTTCCTTTCGCGGATGGAAGGACGCGCTCGACGAATGATTGTCGAAGCGAGAACGCCCAATGGTTTTGACAAAAATTGGCAACACGAACTTCACCGTTACTACTTGGAATTGATTCCCTCAGAAGCAAGAGAGTCGGTGGCGGAGGCTGAATTGTTGGTGGTCATCCCCCATCACATCCTGCATTACTTCCCGTTCGCAGCTTTGGTCACCAAAGTTGATAAGCAGGAAGTGACGAAGTTCCAGCTCCCCCAGCCAACCTTTTTAATCGAATCAGGAGCTGACATCACTGCGGCTCCTTCACTACGCACCTACGCATTTATGGCTGACAGTTCGTCGTCAGTCGAAGTGGCCAATGCAATCGGGATTTCGGAATTCGATGGTGCGCCCCGTCTTCCGGGCGTCGAAACGGATCTGGCGAATTACCAGGAGGTGTTCGGTGAATCGGTGGGAAAGTTGCTTGTTGGCAAGCCGATCACCGAAAGCCAGATCATGTCGGCCATGGAAGATGAAGGCCTCTTGTTCATCGGCACCCACGGAAAGAATGAAGCGGACCTTCCGCTGAATAGTTTCTTGCTCTGTGACGCTGACAAGGAATCCGATGGTCAGTTGACCGCACGCGAAATCTTTGATTCGGCGATCGGGTCTGAGGCAATCATCATGAGCGCGTGTTACTCAGGCCTTGCCGACCGTTCGCCTCTACCCGGTGACGATCTCTTTGGTCTTCAACGTGCCATGTTGCAAGCAGGTTCGCGTTCAATCGTCTCCGGTTTGTGGGATGTCTATGATGACACAGCACCACTGTTAATGCGATCGACGATGAAGCACTTTGCCGATGGAGACACACTGCGGCGTTCCTTGGCTCTGGCTCAACGAAACTTCGTCGCGGATCGCAAAGCCAAAGGGCCCAAAGATCTCTGGATTCATCCTTACTTTTGGGCAGTCTACAACTGCAGCGGTTCAGGTCATACGATTCTACGAGCTCGATAG
- a CDS encoding caspase family protein, whose product MLSPKILVIAIALFLGSTTVTSAAGPAQFALLVGAGEYRHLPKSNQLGGTTNDVRLMRELLQSRFGFQAGDIQTLEGDSATGDGIRSAFERIIQALQELPDENKPAQVVFHFSGHGGQLPDQESEGRDETDGLDETLVPTDATMVGGEEDIRDDELNRLAHMICDQGQANLWIVLDCCHSGTGTRGVQKMGVPGLVGYRALRRDVKPTTTPMAPIVNTLPEGAVALYACRDHELAPEYFDGQLRYGLLTRFLTGVLQDSPEGSRISYTGLRDAIAARYRQDRQIGASAPVPQVEGNAKLLDAGVLGSGLIPSPRYWKVDAASSSPTLVAGAFHGIAKNAIYRLHESPEQIGNSMNEHTESETGFARTTKVEAATSSLEFVRWDGKKWQPSQWPKNLKRAYATLDSRGDNDFGLRVLVREVVESNRERTLNLESLSPPLQTIFVKNDGQQRTDDWLSLVEAPYEADVIVKIAGDQMAAFNAAGHCSWHADDQPHEGNALFGGWGPIDLRDDNAAEQSLHLLRRIAKARNLLRVAAHGDSGGIRPIRIGIELLAHDQNNSEAAPESWPNSTPGKLPGAYAMRSGDCYKYRIRNDGNEPVYVSVLHLNSDMGIEQVFPYQAGSEIEGADDTQIRPGESRIEGPFQCNGIGASSFGQRYTVVLATAKPNSFYMLVQPSLPKVRTFGEADSLSDILMSGAYFKTRSRRRPVKLFDNSWGSAIVQWVVQP is encoded by the coding sequence ATGTTGTCGCCAAAAATTCTCGTCATTGCGATTGCGTTGTTTCTTGGATCCACGACCGTCACCTCCGCGGCCGGGCCGGCCCAGTTTGCTTTGCTCGTTGGTGCAGGCGAGTATCGACATTTGCCTAAGTCGAATCAGCTGGGCGGAACAACCAATGATGTCCGTTTGATGCGGGAACTGCTTCAAAGTCGTTTTGGTTTTCAAGCCGGCGATATTCAAACGTTGGAAGGTGATTCCGCAACCGGGGATGGAATCCGCTCTGCGTTCGAACGTATCATCCAGGCCCTTCAAGAGTTGCCGGACGAAAACAAGCCGGCGCAGGTCGTGTTTCATTTCAGTGGTCATGGCGGGCAACTTCCAGATCAGGAAAGCGAGGGCCGCGATGAAACCGATGGGCTCGATGAAACGCTTGTGCCTACCGATGCCACCATGGTGGGAGGCGAAGAGGACATCCGTGACGACGAACTCAATCGCCTAGCACATATGATTTGCGATCAAGGACAAGCAAACCTTTGGATCGTGCTTGATTGCTGCCACAGCGGAACCGGGACGCGTGGTGTCCAAAAAATGGGCGTTCCGGGGCTGGTCGGCTACCGCGCATTGCGTCGAGATGTCAAACCGACAACAACACCTATGGCGCCGATCGTCAACACGTTACCAGAAGGAGCCGTTGCACTGTACGCCTGTCGCGATCACGAACTTGCACCGGAGTACTTCGATGGACAACTTCGATATGGTTTGCTGACGCGTTTCCTGACGGGTGTTTTGCAAGACAGCCCGGAAGGATCGAGGATCAGCTATACCGGTTTGCGAGATGCGATCGCGGCGCGATACCGACAAGATCGCCAAATCGGCGCTTCGGCTCCCGTTCCGCAGGTGGAGGGCAACGCCAAGCTTCTTGATGCGGGGGTGCTTGGCAGCGGTCTGATTCCCTCTCCCCGATACTGGAAAGTCGACGCCGCGTCCTCAAGCCCAACGCTAGTTGCCGGCGCATTTCACGGAATCGCCAAGAATGCAATTTATCGGCTGCACGAATCACCGGAACAGATCGGGAATAGCATGAATGAACACACCGAGTCAGAGACGGGTTTTGCAAGGACCACAAAGGTCGAAGCGGCGACTAGTTCGTTGGAATTTGTTCGTTGGGATGGGAAGAAATGGCAACCATCGCAGTGGCCGAAGAATCTCAAACGAGCTTACGCTACGCTCGATTCGCGAGGCGATAACGACTTTGGGTTGCGAGTTCTGGTACGCGAGGTTGTTGAATCCAACCGCGAGAGAACACTGAACCTCGAGTCGCTTTCACCCCCGTTGCAGACAATCTTCGTCAAAAATGATGGTCAACAACGAACGGACGACTGGCTTAGTTTGGTCGAAGCCCCGTACGAAGCAGATGTGATTGTCAAGATTGCCGGCGACCAAATGGCTGCGTTCAACGCAGCCGGACACTGCTCCTGGCACGCCGACGATCAACCGCATGAAGGAAACGCTTTGTTTGGCGGCTGGGGGCCAATTGACCTCCGTGACGACAACGCTGCGGAACAATCACTTCACTTGCTTCGGCGAATCGCGAAGGCAAGGAATCTATTGCGTGTCGCCGCTCACGGAGATTCAGGCGGTATTCGTCCAATCCGAATTGGGATTGAGTTGCTGGCTCACGATCAAAACAATTCTGAAGCGGCTCCAGAATCCTGGCCGAATTCAACTCCAGGGAAATTGCCGGGTGCCTATGCAATGCGAAGCGGCGATTGCTACAAGTACCGAATCCGTAACGATGGAAACGAGCCCGTTTACGTTTCGGTTTTGCATCTCAATTCAGACATGGGCATCGAGCAAGTATTTCCCTACCAAGCGGGATCCGAGATCGAGGGTGCGGACGACACGCAAATCCGCCCTGGAGAAAGTCGAATCGAAGGGCCGTTTCAGTGCAACGGAATCGGTGCGTCAAGTTTTGGACAACGATACACGGTGGTCCTCGCTACGGCGAAACCGAACAGCTTTTACATGCTTGTCCAACCAAGTCTGCCAAAGGTCCGAACTTTTGGTGAAGCTGACTCTCTGTCTGACATCTTGATGTCGGGAGCCTACTTCAAGACGCGGTCACGTCGCCGTCCGGTCAAGCTTTTCGACAATTCCTGGGGCTCGGCGATCGTGCAGTGGGTCGTTCAGCCTTGA